One window of the Ananas comosus cultivar F153 linkage group 21, ASM154086v1, whole genome shotgun sequence genome contains the following:
- the LOC109726656 gene encoding leucine-rich repeat receptor-like serine/threonine/tyrosine-protein kinase SOBIR1 — MEYIVLVLLVSLIISSADGTKSKFTTTISSSATPILTPRRLLLAHIPPSSLGRFLAHPLWVGASVSFAVGFALGIVAFVLRLLSVSCCTRIRSAICRPEEPGNNTATIFTPMLLDPENISLIDLLSRSHLPCPLEVIGRGGCGEVYKAVLLYRDRAVPVAIKKIVQPPANAAQLCRDDSKMLHHRTRQIRSEIMTVGRMRHPNLLRLLAHLPQPRCHYLVYEYMPHGSLHDVMKRGSPLLDWPCRLKIALGVAAGLEYLHTVHRPKVIHRDLKPGNILLDGDLKPRIADFGLAKLVPGDAISGPMNSNNVAGTLGYIAPEYYQTLSYTEKSDVYSFGVILAALVTGRFPSDEFFQQTDEMWVIGWVRAALQSENPTAAIDRKLVGKGFEEQMLLVLKIACFCTYDDPNERPSSRDARHMLAQIKH; from the coding sequence ATGGAGTATatcgtcctcgtcctcctcgtcTCTCTAATAATAAGTTCTGCTGACGGTACAAAATCCAAATTCACCACCACCATCTCTTCCTCCGCGACACCTATCCTCACGCCCAGACGCCTCTTACTCGCCCACATCCCACCCTCGTCACTAGGCCGCTTCCTTGCCCACCCTCTCTGGGTCGGTGCCTCCGTCTCCTTCGCCGTCGGCTTTGCGCTCGGAATCGTCGCCTTCGTCCTCCGGCTGCTGTCCGTCTCCTGCTGCACCAGAATCAGGAGCGCGATCTGCCGCCCTGAGGAGCCGGGCAACAACACGGCCACGATCTTCACCCCGATGCTCCTCGACCCCGAGAACATCTCCCTCATCGACCTCCTTTCGCGCAGCCACCTCCCGTGCCCTCTCGAGGTGATCGgccgcggcggctgcggcgaggTCTACAAGGCCGTGCTCCTCTATCGCGACCGCGCCGTTCCCGTCGCCATCAAGAAGATCGTCCAGCCGCCCGCCAACGCCGCGCAGCTGTGCCGGGATGACAGCAAAATGCTCCACCACCGCACGCGCCAGATTCGGTCGGAGATCATGACGGTCGGCCGCATGCGCCACCCTAACCTCCTCCGCCTTCTGGCCCACCTCCCGCAGCCGCGCTGCCACTACCTCGTCTACGAGTACATGCCGCACGGCTCGTTGCACGACGTGATGAAACGCGGCTCTCCGCTGCTGGACTGGCCCTGCCGGCTCAAGATCGCCCTCGGCGTCGCCGCGGGGCTCGAGTACCTGCACACCGTGCACCGTCCGAAGGTGATCCACCGCGACCTGAAGCCAGGGAATATTCTCCTCGACGGAGATCTCAAACCCCGGATCGCCGACTTCGGGCTCGCGAAGCTCGTCCCCGGCGACGCGATCAGCGGGCCGATGAATTCAAACAACGTGGCCGGGACTCTGGGGTACATCGCGCCGGAGTACTACCAGACGCTGTCGTACACAGAAAAGAGCGATGTCTACTCGTTCGGGGTCATCCTGGCGGCCCTGGTCACCGGGAGGTTCCCGTCGGACGAGTTCTTTCAGCAGACTGACGAGATGTGGGTCATCGGATGGGTCCGGGCTGCGCTGCAGTCGGAGAATCCGACGGCTGCGATCGACCGGAAGCTGGTGGGGAAGGGGTTTGAGGAGCAGATGCTGTTGGTTCTGAAGATTGCTTGCTTCTGCACGTACGATGATCCGAATGAGAGGCCCAGCAGCAGAGACGCCCGGCACATGTTGGCGCAGATTAAGCATTAG